Below is a genomic region from Acidimicrobiales bacterium.
GGCAGCGATCTCGTCGACATGATCAAAGAGGACCTCGTCGCCGAGCGGATCGCGATTGACTCCTACAACGAGATCATCCGCTGGCTGGCCGACAAGGACGTCACCACCCGGCGGCTCATCGAGGACATCCTCGCCGTCGAAGAAGAGCACGCCGACGACCTCTTGACGTTGCTGCAGTCCCAGTAGGTCGCGGTTCCAGCACTGACCCTTGGGCTTCGGCTCTAGCGGCCGAGTACGAGAGGTCGCGTCGCTGGTTCAAGCCCGGGGGATGGTGGGTCGTAGACTTACAAGAGTCTAACACTCATGTTAGAGCCTTGGCTGTCTAGCTCCCCGATGGCGTGGCCCTCCTACGTGGGTCCGTCGCCGGCGAAGTACCGGCGCAGGTAGTCCGCGAAACCGGGGACGGCGAATTCGACGACGTTGTACGCGGGGGCGTAAACGATGCCTTTGGCGATGAGGCGATCCCTTATCGGCGACGCCTGCTTAGGCGTCCGTCCCAGCCGGCGGGCCACGTCCCCGGAGGGGATCCGGCTGTCGCCGATCTCGGCCATTGCCCGCAGATACCCCTGCTCGCCGGCGGACGCCTTCTCCAGACGGATCCGGTAGAGCCCCTCGTCGAGGCGCCGGCGTGCCGGTGGCAGGGCCCGGCGCACCGCTGACGCGTCGATGATCGTCCCGGGGCGGTCGGAGGGAGCATCTGCAGCCCACCAGGTCTCCTCGGCGAAAAGCTGGACGAAATACGGGTAGGACTGGGCGGCCTCGCGCAGCAAAGCGAGCGCCCCTTCGCTGTAGTCGACGTCGAACTCCCTCGCCGGGCCGCGGATGGCCTCGTCGACGTCCGCGTCGGACAACCAGTCCACCCGGTCGTAGTAGAGGCGCTCCGAATAGGTACCTGACGCGGCCAGGTGCCCCGGCAGGTCCGGCAGGCCAGCGCCGACGAAGGCGACGGGAAGGCCCTCCACCGCCTGGGCCGCGTGCAGGAGAGCGGAGAGGTCCCGGCGGTCGATGAGCTGCATCTCGTCGAAGAGGAACACCGCGCCGACGCCGGCTTCGGCCGCCGCCTCGCCGAGGCGCACGAACAGGGCGTCGAGGGCGTCTTCGGGCAGTGTGCGATCGGCTCGGGGCTGCAGACCCAGATTCACGGTCACCTCTCCTATCGAGGCGGCGACCGAAGCCGAGCCGACCAGCTCCTTGAGCCAGTCGAGCGTCTTGGCGACCCTTCCCCGTCCGAGCACGGCCTGGCCCTGCACCAAGATGCTCGCCACCGATGCACCTATACCGGCACCCTTGCGTGCCTCGTGGTACCCGGCCAGCCATCCCTGGTCGCGGAAGTGGTCGAGTGCCGTCTGCAGGAGGACGGTCTTGCCCATCCCGCGCAACCCGGTCCACACGATGTTCTCCGCGCCCCGCCGCCCCTGGAACTGGCCGATGAGCCGGTCGATCATGGCCAGCTGGCGGCCCCGACCTGCCAGAACTCCTGGGCGAGTGCCGGCGCCGGCGCAGTAGGGGTTGACGACGGTACTTACCAAGACTCCGAAGAGTCTAGCATCAACCATAGACTCATGAAC
It encodes:
- a CDS encoding ATP-binding protein, with product MVSTVVNPYCAGAGTRPGVLAGRGRQLAMIDRLIGQFQGRRGAENIVWTGLRGMGKTVLLQTALDHFRDQGWLAGYHEARKGAGIGASVASILVQGQAVLGRGRVAKTLDWLKELVGSASVAASIGEVTVNLGLQPRADRTLPEDALDALFVRLGEAAAEAGVGAVFLFDEMQLIDRRDLSALLHAAQAVEGLPVAFVGAGLPDLPGHLAASGTYSERLYYDRVDWLSDADVDEAIRGPAREFDVDYSEGALALLREAAQSYPYFVQLFAEETWWAADAPSDRPGTIIDASAVRRALPPARRRLDEGLYRIRLEKASAGEQGYLRAMAEIGDSRIPSGDVARRLGRTPKQASPIRDRLIAKGIVYAPAYNVVEFAVPGFADYLRRYFAGDGPT